The Chlorocebus sabaeus isolate Y175 chromosome 1, mChlSab1.0.hap1, whole genome shotgun sequence genome includes a region encoding these proteins:
- the LOC103248820 gene encoding uncharacterized protein gives MTGSTPSVRALIPEIRSLMLFPAGDKRFEVHPIRIFPLRPSAAETRQTPRAAHPLIEADSGRFRADPRCQGADSIPGRIVRRRGPSGRRASTLGSRCPQRAEIRGTLGHLSASFEPNPRRLPGPDGPSTDSQARVALPGPQGTDTTADVPSTTVSRSQERSTQQRSADPEFSRGETRRPALWTVLPTQPGGRRSPAHPETSLPPSWVAVRPSWSSLGGWALSAGLPSPGHPKQVTLSTLSRPRFGLAHFYLRVRRGKEGKKKSRGDPSQLEEKISKGCPQRRKKPRLYRPSNYNRAFRRMRRDGFPPGPHQKPAHPSHPAPLSGRKDSNSTTRRPPSCCWAVAEAVHGIPQVATAPPPPPSTLEGTSVTDTMARFLFPTPVGLANDRSSSLH, from the exons ATGACGGGGTCCACGCCCAGCGTCCGCGCCCTGATTCCCGAA ATACGTTCATTAATGCTTTTTCCAGCCGGAGACAAACGTTTTGAGG TGCATCCAATAAGAATTTTTCCACTCAGGCCCTCCGCTGCCGAGACGCGGCAGACTCCCAGAGCGGCTCACCCACTCATCGAAGCGGATTCTGGGCGGTTTCGGGCTGACCCGCGCTGTCAGGGAGCGGACTCCATTCCGGGGCGCATTGTTAGGAGAAGGGGCCCCTCGGGGCGGCGCGCCTCGACCCTGGGCTCCCGGTGCCCGCAGAGGGCGGAGATCCGCGGCACCCTAGGCCACCTCTCCGCATCTTTCGAGCCAAACCCCCGGCGCTTACCCGGACCCGACGGCCCAAGCACTGACTCCCAGGCAAGAGTCGCCCTTCCTGGTCCCCAAGGAACTGACACTACCGCGGACGTTCCCTCTACGACAGTCAGCAGGTCCCAGGAGCGCAGCACGCAACAGCGCAGCGCAGACCCAGAATTTTCCCGGGGTGAGACCCGGAGGCCCGCGCTCTGGACCGTCCTCCCTACCCAGCCTGGAGGCCGGCGTTCCCCGGCCCACCCGgagacctccctccctccctcctgggtCGCCGTGCGCCCCAGTTGGAGCAGCCTCGGGGGCTGGGCTCTTTCGGCCGGACTCCCTTCTCCCGGACATCCAAAACAGGTTACCTTGTCCACGCTCTCCAGACCACGCTTTGGACTTGCTCACTTTTATTTAAGAGTCCGACgggggaaagagggaaaaaaaaaatccagaggagATCCAAGTCAAttggaagaaaaaatttcaaaagggTGTCCACAGAGGCGGAAAAAG CCCAGGCTCTACCGACCTTCAAACTACAACAGAGCTTTCAGGAGAATGCGGAGAGATGGCTTCCCACCCGGACCTCACCAGAAACCCGCACACCCCAGCCACCCTGCTCCTCTTTCAGGCAGAAAGGACTCCAACTCCACCACCAGGAGGCCCCCTTCCTGCTGCTGGGCAGTTGCAGAGGCTGTTCATGGCATTCCACAGGTGGCGACTGCCCCCCCCCCTCCTCCTAGCACTTTAGAGGGTACCTCTGTGACAGACACCATGGCTAGGTTTCTCTTTCCAACTCCTGTTGGTCTGGCAAACGACAGATCATCTTCACTACATTAG